From the Arthrobacter sp. KBS0703 genome, the window GCCTCGGTGCGGTCCGCAAGCCTTCGCGCAAGCGCGGCCCCAGCGGTCCCGTGCCGCAGTCCGAACTGCACGACGCCGACGGCGTCCGCCTGCAGAAGGTCATGGCGCAGGCGGGAGTGGCTTCGCGGCGCGTCTGCGAAGAGATGATCGCCGAAGGCCGCGTGGAAGTCGACGGCCAGGTAGTCACCGAGCTCGGTGTCCGCGTCGATCCCAAGGCGTCCGTTATCCACGTGGACGGCCTGCGCATCCAGCTCGATGAGTCCCTCGTGTACATGGTCTTCAACAAGCCCAAGGGCGTCGTGTCCACCATGGAGGACCCGGACGGGCGTCCCTGCATCAGCGACTTCGTCCGCAACACCCATGGAGAGCGCCTCTTCCATGTCGGCCGCCTGGACGTCGCCACCGAGGGCCTCCTGCTGCTGACCAACGACGGCGAACTGGCCAACCGCCTGACGCACCCTTCCTACGAGGTTCCCAAGACGTACCTGGTCCAGGTCCGGGGGCCGTTCCCGCAGGGCATCGGCGCGCAGCTGAAGGCCGGCGTTGAACTGGAGGACGGCATCGCCTCGGTGGACTCGTTCCGGCTCGTTGATTCGACTCCCGGGCATGTGCTCATCGAAGTCGTGCTGCACTCGGGCAAGAACCGTATTGTCCGCCGGCTCTTCGACGCCGTCGGATTCCCCGTGCTGCGCCTGGTGCGCGTCAAGGTGGGCCCCATCGGCCTGGGCGACCAGCGCCAGGGG encodes:
- a CDS encoding pseudouridine synthase produces the protein VSYTHLDVYKRQPGARKPGAGKAPGTPGALKPKPRSAAAKTFGTRAFGGERFGQSLGAVRKPSRKRGPSGPVPQSELHDADGVRLQKVMAQAGVASRRVCEEMIAEGRVEVDGQVVTELGVRVDPKASVIHVDGLRIQLDESLVYMVFNKPKGVVSTMEDPDGRPCISDFVRNTHGERLFHVGRLDVATEGLLLLTNDGELANRLTHPSYEVPKTYLVQVRGPFPQGIGAQLKAGVELEDGIASVDSFRLVDSTPGHVLIEVVLHSGKNRIVRRLFDAVGFPVLRLVRVKVGPIGLGDQRQGSIRNLGKQEVGHLLASVGL